A portion of the Luxibacter massiliensis genome contains these proteins:
- a CDS encoding XF1762 family protein, translated as MGLELVPITLKEANAFVEQHHRHHRPVTGHKFSIAASDGEKIVGVAIVGRPVSRHLDNGLTLEVNRLCTDGTRNACSFLYSAAWRAARNLGYKKLITYILKSEPGSSLKAAGWKCVGECGGLRWTGRSRPEVDLYPAQMKLRFEIETNTKEEAEHGGENATAN; from the coding sequence ATGGGGCTTGAATTAGTACCTATCACTCTAAAAGAAGCAAATGCTTTTGTGGAGCAGCACCACAGACACCATAGGCCAGTAACGGGGCATAAATTCAGTATTGCAGCCAGCGACGGGGAGAAAATCGTAGGCGTAGCAATCGTAGGCAGGCCAGTGAGCAGGCATTTAGACAACGGGCTTACTTTGGAAGTAAACAGGCTATGCACAGACGGCACAAGAAACGCTTGCAGTTTTTTGTATTCTGCCGCATGGAGAGCGGCGAGAAATTTAGGCTATAAGAAACTGATTACCTATATTTTGAAATCGGAACCGGGGAGCAGTTTAAAAGCGGCAGGGTGGAAATGCGTAGGAGAGTGCGGCGGCCTGCGGTGGACGGGCAGGAGCCGACCAGAGGTAGACTTGTACCCGGCACAAATGAAATTGAGGTTTGAGATTGAAACAAATACAAAAGAGGAGGCGGAGCATGGAGGAGAAAACGCTACAGCGAATTAA
- a CDS encoding DUF2786 domain-containing protein: MEEKTLQRIKKLQALAERGVGGEKDTASKMLARLLEKNGINSLEELEAEQYEYTLFSYNGKHEIRLLRQCIYKVMGAKSDRTEYRSYGRRQKIGIYCTKAQKIEIELEFEFYRNIFYEELSTFMSAFIQAQKIFPPDAPKGGIDITNERDIKMALMAQGIDRKQRAAMIEKKEEGEG; this comes from the coding sequence ATGGAGGAGAAAACGCTACAGCGAATTAAGAAACTGCAAGCACTGGCAGAAAGGGGAGTAGGGGGAGAGAAAGACACAGCCTCTAAAATGCTTGCAAGGCTTCTGGAAAAGAACGGCATAAACTCATTGGAGGAACTGGAAGCAGAACAGTATGAGTATACGCTTTTTTCTTATAACGGAAAGCACGAAATTAGGCTGCTGCGGCAGTGCATTTATAAGGTTATGGGAGCGAAAAGCGACAGAACCGAATACAGGTCATACGGCAGGCGGCAGAAAATAGGGATTTACTGCACGAAAGCCCAAAAGATAGAAATAGAGCTTGAGTTTGAGTTTTACAGAAATATTTTTTATGAGGAACTTAGTACGTTTATGAGCGCTTTTATACAGGCACAGAAAATTTTCCCGCCGGACGCGCCAAAAGGAGGGATTGATATTACAAATGAACGGGACATAAAAATGGCACTCATGGCACAGGGAATAGATAGAAAGCAGCGGGCAGCCATGATAGAGAAAAAGGAGGAGGGGGAAGGTTGA